A region from the Desulfitobacterium dehalogenans ATCC 51507 genome encodes:
- a CDS encoding FhaA domain-containing protein, which produces MNLLARFEEVAESLFTGMFKKNNNSRLQPVELAKELVRIMQKNKQVSISQVYVPNVYRVFLHSNDWSPFANFGDAFLIELSKYLYAEGKKSGFTFLSKPSIELHSDDTVKPHEMFIEVDFDDSIEVFWEDDDEYEEESQESSESSDWRDQTNIFQGELPYDLRNSYEQSRKIRYVLEIIQGPDSGKTFPLEEENIHIGRHGQCEIVLQDPEVSRRHLKLSGGGEDWVIDDLGSTNGTWLNGQRIAKQKIGLGDRVEIGQTVFILRHR; this is translated from the coding sequence ATGAACCTACTGGCCCGTTTTGAAGAAGTAGCTGAAAGTTTGTTTACGGGTATGTTTAAAAAGAATAATAATTCCCGACTGCAACCTGTTGAATTGGCTAAAGAACTGGTTCGCATCATGCAGAAAAACAAGCAGGTGAGCATTTCCCAAGTCTATGTGCCCAATGTCTATCGGGTTTTTCTCCACTCCAATGATTGGAGTCCTTTTGCTAATTTTGGGGATGCTTTTTTGATTGAGCTTTCCAAATATCTGTATGCAGAGGGAAAGAAAAGTGGCTTTACTTTTTTAAGTAAGCCCTCGATCGAACTCCACTCCGATGATACAGTGAAACCCCATGAAATGTTCATTGAAGTGGATTTTGACGATTCCATCGAGGTCTTTTGGGAAGACGATGACGAGTACGAAGAAGAGTCTCAGGAATCCAGCGAGTCTTCGGATTGGCGGGATCAGACCAATATCTTTCAAGGGGAGCTTCCTTATGATCTCCGAAATTCCTATGAACAGAGCAGGAAAATTCGTTATGTCCTCGAAATAATTCAGGGACCGGACTCTGGAAAAACTTTCCCTTTGGAGGAAGAGAACATCCATATCGGACGGCATGGTCAATGTGAAATCGTCTTGCAGGACCCTGAGGTATCGCGGAGGCATCTCAAGCTCAGCGGCGGAGGAGAAGACTGGGTGATTGATGACTTAGGCAGTACCAATGGAACTTGGCTTAATGGGCAGAGGATTGCTAAGCAAAAAATAGGCTTAGGGGACCGGGTTGAAATAGGGCAAACGGTCTTCATCCTACGCCACCGATAA
- a CDS encoding FtsW/RodA/SpoVE family cell cycle protein, whose translation MKRVWILRLLILSVLWVGLGVLTLDGKTNEQILWQAGVFSLLLLIGAALEKLVAYKGDPYLLPTVQLILVIGLVFITRIRPASALKQFWWACLGLFIFYCVLYALRDYRALGRFRYLSGLGAVVLLLITLLFGITQGGATSWLHIGGMSFESEELVKVAMLIFFASYLSEHEEVLRVGTVQIGRLSLPDWRTLGPFLVMGGFSLLLLAAQKSLGTALVFYSLYMLVLYVVTERVLYLGVALPVFLCTGTLGYFLFGHVRVRVATWLNPWSDPSGGGYQIAQSLFAIAGGKILGTGLGNGIGASQVPAASTDFIFSIIAEELGFAGAMALLVLFLVVVLRAFHISIQATDRFGQILAAGIGILVGTEAIIILAGVTKLLPLTGIPLPWVSYGGSSLLIHFLLLGILANISHAEATGPSHIKNKGREYAA comes from the coding sequence ATGAAAAGGGTCTGGATATTACGTTTATTAATCTTAAGTGTCCTCTGGGTCGGATTGGGTGTCTTGACCTTAGATGGTAAAACCAACGAGCAAATCCTTTGGCAGGCAGGGGTTTTTTCACTGTTGCTCTTAATCGGTGCAGCTTTGGAAAAGCTTGTGGCCTATAAAGGGGATCCCTACCTGTTGCCGACAGTTCAGCTTATTCTCGTGATTGGACTGGTCTTTATAACGCGAATACGGCCGGCCTCTGCCTTGAAACAATTCTGGTGGGCTTGTCTGGGGCTGTTTATTTTTTATTGCGTTCTCTATGCCCTGCGGGATTATCGAGCCTTAGGGCGTTTTCGTTATCTTTCTGGTTTAGGCGCTGTGGTCCTGTTACTGATCACCCTGCTTTTTGGGATTACCCAAGGGGGAGCAACCAGTTGGCTGCATATCGGGGGCATGAGCTTTGAATCAGAGGAATTAGTTAAGGTGGCTATGCTCATCTTCTTCGCTTCGTATTTGAGTGAGCATGAGGAGGTTCTGCGGGTTGGGACAGTACAAATCGGCCGGCTTTCTTTGCCGGACTGGCGGACCCTTGGACCCTTTTTGGTCATGGGAGGATTTTCTCTCCTCTTGTTAGCCGCTCAAAAGAGTTTAGGTACAGCCCTGGTGTTCTATTCCCTGTATATGTTGGTTCTCTATGTGGTGACAGAGCGGGTCCTTTATCTCGGTGTTGCTCTGCCTGTCTTCTTATGTACAGGAACTTTAGGATATTTTCTTTTTGGGCATGTTCGAGTTCGTGTTGCCACCTGGCTCAATCCCTGGAGTGATCCCAGTGGTGGAGGATATCAAATTGCTCAATCCCTCTTTGCCATTGCCGGAGGGAAGATTCTGGGGACCGGCCTGGGCAATGGTATCGGAGCTTCTCAGGTGCCTGCTGCCAGCACGGATTTTATTTTTTCCATCATTGCGGAAGAACTTGGATTTGCCGGTGCTATGGCCTTATTGGTGCTCTTTTTGGTAGTGGTTTTGCGGGCATTTCATATTAGTATTCAAGCGACAGACCGCTTTGGCCAGATTTTAGCGGCAGGTATCGGAATTCTGGTGGGGACGGAAGCCATCATTATCCTGGCCGGAGTCACCAAGCTCTTGCCTTTAACGGGAATCCCCCTGCCTTGGGTTAGTTATGGAGGGAGCTCCCTGCTTATTCATTTTTTGCTTCTCGGAATTTTAGCCAATATTTCTCATGCGGAAGCGACAGGTCCTTCGCATATCAAGAATAAGGGAAGGGAGTATGCCGCATGA
- a CDS encoding Stp1/IreP family PP2C-type Ser/Thr phosphatase: protein MRVLSFSETGCVRKNNEDAYLILPEYGVYAVADGMGGHLAGEVAARTALDELTKSAPHLVDQGDDELENQVREILIRANREVYMSSTRNPATEGMGTTLTVLVFRESKVVLAHVGDSRAYVWRNEQLVQLTRDHSLVSELVRLGQISSEEADSHPKRHMLVRAVGAGWDVEVDSQSLDFQAGDVFFLCTDGVSNVMSDRELEEEFLQKCSWEEHLERIYQLIIERGAPDNFTALCCIAE, encoded by the coding sequence ATGAGAGTTCTAAGCTTTAGTGAAACAGGCTGTGTGCGCAAAAATAACGAGGATGCCTACCTGATTCTGCCGGAGTACGGCGTGTATGCAGTAGCCGACGGTATGGGAGGGCATCTTGCGGGAGAAGTAGCAGCACGGACAGCACTTGATGAATTGACCAAGAGTGCTCCACATTTAGTGGACCAAGGGGATGACGAGTTGGAGAATCAAGTCAGGGAGATTTTGATTCGAGCCAACCGGGAAGTGTATATGAGCTCTACCCGGAACCCTGCTACTGAAGGAATGGGCACGACTTTGACGGTCCTGGTCTTTAGAGAAAGTAAGGTCGTCCTTGCCCATGTAGGGGATAGTAGAGCCTATGTATGGCGCAATGAGCAATTGGTTCAGCTGACCCGTGATCACTCTTTAGTGAGTGAGCTGGTCCGTCTGGGACAGATTTCTTCGGAAGAGGCGGATAGCCATCCCAAGCGCCATATGCTGGTAAGAGCGGTGGGAGCCGGATGGGACGTAGAGGTTGACTCCCAATCCCTGGACTTTCAGGCGGGAGATGTCTTTTTTCTCTGTACGGATGGGGTATCCAATGTGATGAGTGATCGGGAGTTAGAAGAGGAGTTCTTGCAGAAATGTTCGTGGGAAGAGCACCTGGAGCGCATTTATCAGCTGATCATAGAACGAGGTGCACCCGATAATTTTACAGCGCTATGCTGTATTGCGGAGTGA
- a CDS encoding FHA domain-containing protein yields the protein MQGILVLGRILFIGLIYLFLFRILTALLADLQVKGLIRKGEKDFGRFEVLSGGEHLPKGRVFRIDQKGLKIGRGKNNDVVLADHFASMDHVLVRHHKGVTTLEDLGSTNGTWVNGERIYSPVQLVAGDYVKIGSITFQYSRWQNESSKL from the coding sequence ATGCAAGGAATTTTAGTACTGGGAAGGATACTTTTCATTGGATTAATTTATCTCTTTCTTTTTCGTATTCTTACGGCCTTATTAGCGGATTTGCAGGTTAAGGGGTTAATTCGCAAGGGGGAAAAGGATTTTGGGCGCTTTGAAGTGCTCTCAGGGGGAGAGCACTTGCCTAAAGGCCGTGTGTTTCGAATTGACCAAAAAGGCCTGAAAATAGGCCGTGGGAAGAATAACGATGTGGTTTTAGCCGATCACTTCGCTTCCATGGACCATGTCCTGGTACGTCATCATAAAGGGGTGACGACCCTGGAGGATTTAGGAAGCACCAACGGAACCTGGGTCAATGGAGAGCGGATCTACTCCCCGGTTCAACTGGTTGCTGGAGATTATGTGAAAATTGGAAGTATTACCTTCCAATATTCGAGGTGGCAAAATGAGAGTTCTAAGCTTTAG